From the Notolabrus celidotus isolate fNotCel1 chromosome 12, fNotCel1.pri, whole genome shotgun sequence genome, one window contains:
- the ptpn23a gene encoding tyrosine-protein phosphatase non-receptor type 23, with protein sequence MEAVPRMPMIWLDLKEAGEFQFSPAVRQFILKNYGENPDNYNEQMKKLETLRQSAVNVTRDFEGCSTLRKYFGQLHYLQSRVPMGTGQEAAVPISWTEIFSGKTVTHDDISYEQACILYNLGALHSMLGAMDNRVSEEGMKVSCTHFQCSAGAFSYLRDNFSHNFSVDMSHQILNLNINLMLGQAQECLLEKSMLDNRKSFLVARISAQVVDYYKEACRALENSETASMLGKIQKDWKKLVQMKIYYFAAIAHLHMGKQAEEQQKFGERLAYLQSSLDKLTEAIKLAKGQPDSVQDALRFTMDVIGGKFNSAKKDNDFIYHETVPSLETLASVKGAPLVRALPVNPTDPSVTGPDLFSKLVPMAAHEASSLYSEEKAKLLRDIMMKIEGKNETLEQFMDSLGLEPESVDNLDMYSHIPPILMEKCAALSVRPDTVKSLIQSMQGLSGVFTDVESSLKEIRDVLEVDEIGERAVLEAGGPAAAEVHPAAQAQALAEIRRDLEKYMEAHEKASFTNTELHRAMNLHISNLRLLGGPLESLKEALPRPQLNEEEVAGLQCMKRILAKVQEMREQRSSLEKQLRDLIQQDDITSTLVTTERADMKQIFEEQLKKYEQVKVYIDQNLAAQENILKALTEANVQYATVRKGLSQTEQQWNGTVQGLVGSYEAYEDLMKKSQEGKEFYEDLEAKASRLLERSKTVCQTRAEERRPILERDSKKPPARPTAAKPSLKTKASDVDSACSSLDDPELAQLSAAILALGGDLPEELRSLPPDIPSHPGSGVRMPGPEAYIPPGANLGGSSSLPWPGAPAAGLPRFPANLPPPELLARIAQFPTSGPLPRGPLPQMTPQMPPHMQNQAAVPGYRPPHPQVPQPGPVAPAPVRPSTTTVDSIQAPIPSYPPTHHPIPPAASTGYTVPPQMGGYPQFMPQPGVPMHGQAQAPAPQPQLQKPPQQQFPQPTGQPMPRGYQPGPRAFPGPHPPPQAAYPHGYMPPQPGVPPQYQQAYPGQLQPHQQNGYHPRPQIPQGYQTPQGYIPQQHPQMMPGSMPTPPQVQMPPQTVHPQMPQTSQPAPPVSQPYMPHPNQQMPPRLPHQHMMPQHPHMPPGAQQLPPHPHSQIQMPGGPRAQMPPTSQPIPPVSQNYMAPTSQQMPPAPQNYMPPTNQNLHPTMRPQMPPASQPHMVPGPQVHMPRGPMPQMPPGALPPQHQPHPGQPPIPNMPQQPIRMPGQPQGPPPHSGGVCYPGATPMIPQQPLAPQPAPPQQPQAPLPMTHQQPPIMYPSGPGATVPPSTPQQPTAMGPHGPHVPPAQHMIQPSPGGPPVAQPTTPVPPSPSPSPSPSPSPGPASLGVNPQQRPTPAPTPGSTAPPSLPSPSTVSPSTSLFQRQNSSTDDLLSSSPESQPGGTKAPTNVLQPTKADPQDGERRRRSSQGVLLIQGDPYQAPERVARLHGELERYRSQVDSLEHPSESEGGLSVLDARWKELQDQQEKDARQLSIAIARCYTMKNRHQDVMPYDLNRVVLQSGKDDYINASYVEDLSPYCPRLIATQAPLTGTAADFWLMVYEQKVSLIVMLVSEQELDKGKVMRYFPTERGQQLSQGPITLALSTQKTTPTHVERMISLQYRDQSLKRTVVHLQFTSWPELGLPDSKSNLLRFIQEVHGHYLHQRPLHTPVVVHCSSGVGRTGAFCLLYAALQELEAGNGIPDLPLLVKKMRQQRKNMLQEKLHLKFCYETVLKHAEQVLQRHGITTATCSKNAASASTKPYSRQESQQDLVLGGDMPISSIQATIAKLSIRPPSATDPSMDAPIVLDEQVNTTVPELYPPGDVQPTQDPSPPSDHQPPSSFSPPLTSPTQSPPPPNGLDAASPCTPPTNHEPHPEAASSLSPPPPPSSAPAPSSLELLASLAPEAFSMEGGGKGKQRVTKQSFLQPAEGAGLHGTRGGEEGGDDPLSSLDPLWSLNKT encoded by the exons ttCATCCTGAAGAACTATGGAGAGAATCCGGACAACTACAACGAACAGATGAAGAAACTGGAGACCCTGCGACAG agtgctgtaaatgtgacCAGGGATTTCGAGGGCTGCAGCACCCTGAGGAAGTACTTCGGCCAGCTGCATTACCTTCAGAGCCGAGTCCCCATGGGAACCGGTCAGGAGGCGGCTGTACCCATCTCATG GACTGAAATCTTCTCTGGAAAAACAGTCACCCATGATGACATCAGTTATGAGCAAGCATGCATCCTCTACAATCTGG GGGCCTTGCACTCCATGCTGGGAGCCATGGATAACAGAGTGTCTGAGGAG GGGATGAAGGTGTCGTGCACACACTTCCAGTGCTCTGCAGGAGCCTTTTCTTACCTGAGAGACAACTTCAGCCACAACTTCAGCGTGGACATGTCACACCAGATCCTTAACCTCAACATTAACCTCATGCTG GGTCAGGCTCAGGAGTGTCTTCTGGAGAAGTCCATGTTGGATAACAGGAAGAGTTTCTTGGTTGCTCGTATCAGCGCTCAG GTGGTGGATTATTACAAAGAGGCCTGCAGAGCTTTGGAGAACTCTGAGACGGCGTCCATGCTGGGAAAGATTCAGAAAGACTGGAAGAAACTGGTTCAGATGAAGATCTATTACTTCGCTGCGATCGCACAT CTCCACATGGGGAAAcaagcagaggagcagcagaagTTCGGAGAGCGG TTGGCGTACCTGCAGAGCTCATTGGACAAACTCACCGAAGCTATCAAGCTGGCCAAG GGTCAGCCCGACAGCGTGCAGGATGCCCTCAGATTCACCAtggatgttattgggggaaa GTTTAACTCGGCCAAAAAAGACAACGACTTCATCTATCACGAGACGGTTCCTTCTCTGGAGACTCTGGCCTCGGTCAAAG GTGCCCCACTGGTGAGAGCTCTTCCAGTCAACCCCACAGACCCCAGTGTCACAGGACCGGACCTGTTTTCCAAGTTGGTTCCTATGGCGGCCCACGAAGCTTCTTCACTTTACAG tGAGGAGAAGGCCAAACTGCTCAGGGACATCATGATGAAGATTGAGGGCAAGAATGAAACACTAGA GCAGTTCATGGACTCTCTGGGCCTGGAACCGGAGTCAGTCGACAACCTGGACATGTACAGCCACATCCCCCCCATCCTGATGGAGAAGTGTGCCGCCCTCAGTGTGAGACCCGACACTGTCAAGAGCCTGATCCAGTCCATGCAGG GACTCTCGGGTGTCTTCACCGACGTGGAGTCTTCCCTGAAAGAGATCAGAGATGTCCTGGAGGTAGACGAGATCGGCGAGCGAGCCGTTCTGGAGGCCGGCGGCCCCGCTGCAGCCGAGGTGCACCCAGCAGCGCAGGCCCAGGCTCTGGCTGAAATCCGCAGGGATCTGGAGAAATACATGGAGGCCCACGAGAAGGCAAGTTTCACCAACACGGAGCTCCATCGAGCCATGAACCTGCACATCAGCAACCTGCGTCTGCTGGGGGGTCCGCTGGAGAGTCTGAAGGAGGCTCTGCCTCGGCCTCAGCTCAATGAAG aggaAGTGGCAGGGCTGCAGTGTATGAAGAGAATCCTTGCTAAGGTGCAGGAAATGAGGGAACAGAGAAGCTCTTTAGAGAAACAGCTCCGGGACCTGATCCAGCAGGATGACATCACCTCCACCCTGGTCACCACAGAGAGAGCCGACATGAAG CAAATCTTCGAGGAGCAGCTGAAGAAGTACGAGCAGGTGAAGGTCTACATCGACCAGAACCTGGCCGCTCAGGAGAACATCCTGAAGGCCCTGACCGAGGCTAATGTCCAGTACGCTACGGTTCGTAAGGGCCTGAGCCAGACCGAGCAGCAGTGGAACGGCACCGTGCAGGGACTGGTGGGCTCGTACGAAGCCTACGAGGACCTGATGAAGAAGTCTCAGGAGGGGAAGGAGTTTTACGAAGACCTGGAGGCCAAAGCATCACGTCTGCTGGAGAGGTCCAAGACCGTTTGTCAGACcagggcagaggagaggagacccatCCTGGAGAG AGACTCAAAGAAACCTCCAGCCCGGCCTACAGCAGCTAAGCCCTCCTTAAAGACAAAGGCTTCTGATGTGGACTCCGCCTGTTCCAGCCTTGACGACCCGGAGCTGGCTCAGCTTAGTGCAGCCATCTTGGCCTTGGGGGGCGACCTACCTGAAGAGCTTCGCAGCCTCCCCCCAGACATTCCTTCCCACCCCGGCTCTGGAGTCCGTATGCCAGGTCCCGAAGCCTACATCCCCCCTGGTGCTAACCTGGGCGGCAGCAGCTCGTTGCCGTGGCCCGGTGCTCCAGCTGCTGGTCTTCCTCGCTTCCCTGCCAACCTTCCTCCCCCAGAACTCCTGGCACGGATAGCCCAGTTCCCCACTTCTGGGCCTCTGCCACGTGGACCCCTCCCTCAGATGACTCCACAGATGCCTCCTCACATGCAAAACCAGGCAGCCGTGCCGGGTTACCGACCACCACATCCACAAGTCCCTCAACCTGGCCCTGTAGCTCCTGCCCCAGTCCGGCCCTCCACTACCACTGTTGATAGCATCCAGGCTCCAATCCCCAGCTACCCCCCTACACACCATCCGATCCCACCTGCAGCCTCAACTGGCTACACGGTACCCCCACAGATGGGGGGTTACCCCCAGTTCATGCCCCAACCAGGAGTGCCAATGCATGGCCAAGCCCAAGCTCCTGCCCCCCAACCACAGCTGCAGAAACCGCCACAGCAGCAGTTTCCCCAGCCCACTGGGCAACCAATGCCTAGAGGGTACCAGCCTGGACCAAGGGCTTTTCCTGgcccccacccccctccccaGGCTGCATACCCACATGGGTATATGCCCCCTCAGCCAGGTGTTCCTCCCCAGTACCAGCAGGCATACCCAGGTCAGCTGCAACCACATCAGCAAAATGGTTATCACCCCCGGCCTCAGATACCCCAAGGTTACCAGACTCCACAGGGCTACATCCCCCAGCAGCACCCTCAGATGATGCCGGGCTCTATGCCAACACCACCTCAGGTCCagatgccaccacagactgtacaTCCACAGATGCCCCAAACCTCTCAGCCAGCACCCCCCGTATCCCAACCCTACATGCCCCACCCCAACCAACAAATGCCCCCTAGACTCCCTCACCAACACATGATGCCCCAACATCCACACATGCCCCCCGGTGCCCAGCAGCTTCCACCCCACCCCCACTCACAGATCCAGATGCCAGGTGGTCCCAGAGCACAAATGCCCCCCACAAGTCAGCCGATTCCTCCGGTCTCACAGAACTACATGGCCCCCACGAGTCAGCAGATGCCTCCTGCTCCACAGAACTACATGCCTCCCACGAACCAGAACCTGCACCCGACCATGCGCCCACAGATGCCTCCTGCTTCACAACCTCATATGGTCCCTGGTCCTCAGGTCCACATGCCAAGGGGCCCTATGCCACAGATGCCTCCTGGTGCACTACCCCCACAACACCAACCCCACCCCGGACAGCCACCGATACCAAACATGCCCCAGCAGCCAATAAGGATGCCCGGCCAACCACAAGGTCCTCCCCCACATTCAGGGGGAGTTTGTTACCCAGGAGCGACTCCAATGATTCCACAGCAGCCTCTGGCACCACAACCCGCGCCCCCCCAACAACCTCAGGCTCCCCTCCCAATGACCCATCAACAGCCTCCTATAATGTACCCTTCAGGTCCTGGAGCTACTGTACCTCCTAGTACTCCACAGCAGCCCACTGCCATGGGCCCACATGGTCCACATGTTCCCCCTGCCCAGCACATGATCCAGCCCTCTCCTGGAGGTCCCCCTGTGGCTCAACCAACAACCCCtgtccctccttctccttcaccTTCCCCCTCTCCGTCTCCCTCTCCTGGTCCGGCCTCTTTGGGTGTGAACCCCCAGCAGAGACCCACTCCAGCTCCCACCCCTGGTAGCACAGCTCCACCCAGTCTCCCCTCCCCCTCTACCGTCTCGCCATCCACCTCGCTGTTTCAGCGCCAGAATTCAAGCACAGATGACCTTCTCTCCTCGAGCCCTGAGAGCCAACCAGGAGGGACCAAGGCCCCGACCAACGTCCTGCAACCGACCAAAGCCGACCCACAGGATGGAGAGCGCCGAAGACGGAGCTCCCAGGGAGTTCTCCTGATTCAGGGTGACCCATATCAAGCTCCAGAGCGTGTCGCCCGCCTGCATGGTGAACTAGAACGTTACAGGTCCCAGGTAGATTCCCTGGAGCACCCTTCAGAGAGCGAGGGCGGGCTGTCGGTGCTGGACGCCCGCTGGAAAGAGCTGCAAGACCAGCAGGAGAAGGACGCACGCCAACTCTCCATCGCCATCGCCCGCTGCTACACCATGAAGAACCGGCACCAGGACGTCATGCCCTATGACCTCAACCGGGTGGTGCTGCAGTCAGGGAAAGACGACTACATCAACGCCAGCTATGTGGAAGACCTGTCCCCGTACTGTCCACGCCTTATTGCCACGCAGGCTCCGCTCACGGGCACGGCGGCAGACTTCTGGTTGATGGTTTACGAGCAGAAGGTGTCGCTGATCGTCATGTTGGTTTCAGAACAAGAGCTTGACAAG GGAAAGGTTATGCGCTACTTCCCAACGGAGCGTGGGCAGCAGCTCTCTCAGGGACCAATCACGCTCGCCCTCAGCACACAGAAGACGACGCCAACTCATGTGGAGCGCATGATCAGCCTGCAGTACCGCGACCAAAGCCTGAAGCGCACTGTTGTCCACCTACAGTTCACCTCGTGGCCGGAGCT GGGTCTTCCTGACAGCAAGAGCAACCTGCTGCGCTTCATCCAGGAGGTTCATGGACACTACCTCCACCAGAGGCCCTTACACACACCCGTGGTGGTGCACTGCAG CTCGGGTGTGGGACGCACCGGCGCCTTCTGCCTGCTGTACGCtgcactgcaggagctggaggcAGGAAACGGGATCCCAGACCTCCCTCTGCTGGTGAAGAAGATGAGACAACAGAGGAAGAACATGCTGCAGGAGAAG CTCCACCTGAAGTTCTGCTATGAGACCGTGTTGAAGCACGCTGAGCAGGTCCTTCAGAGACACGGCATCACGACCGCCACCTGCAGCAAGAACGCCGCCTCTGCATCCACAAAG CCTTACTCCAGACAGGAGTCCCAGCAGGATCTGGTCCTCGGTGGTGACATGCCCATCAGCTCCATCCAGGCCACCATCGCCAAGCTCAGCATCCGCCCCCCGAGCGCTACAGACCCTTCCATGGACGCCCCCATTGTCCTGGACGAACAAGTCAACACTACCGTACCTGAGCTCTACCCGCCGGGTGACGTCCAGCCCACCCAGGACCCCTCTCCCCCCTCAGACCACCAGCCCCCTTCCTCCTTCAGCCCTCCTCTCACCTCCCCGACTCAGTCTCCTCCCCCTCCGAACGGCCTGGATGCCGCCTCCCCCTGCACACCGCCGACCAATCACGAGCCGCACCCCGAGGCGGCGTCCAGCCTGAGcccgccccctcctccttcctcggCGCCCGCTCCGTCGTCTCTGGAGCTGCTGGCCTCGCTCGCCCCCGAGGCCTTCTCCATGGAGGGCGGGGGGAAGGGGAAGCAGCGGGTGACTAAGCAGAGCTTCCTGCAGCCGGCGGAGGGTGCGGGTCTCCACGGGACCcgcggaggggaggagggcgGAGACGACCCGCTCAGCAGCCTGGACCCTTTGTGGAGCCTCAACAAAACCTGA